One genomic segment of Kordiimonas sp. SCSIO 12603 includes these proteins:
- a CDS encoding LysE family translocator — MTFESSLAFIVAMIVFAGSPGPGNFAVIAQAISKGSKSAFALLTGITFGDLTYLLGAFYGLGYIASELELVFIVIKYLGAAYLLWMAYQAFTSSTEAADLEQVKAKTGRTLITGFTISISNPKVIVFYLAFLPTFLDLKAATGADILLVMVLTVLVIYGVIGFYIVSAARLRTKLNQPRARRWFNRITGGMLTAASIAVATRG; from the coding sequence ATGACATTTGAATCCAGCCTAGCATTTATCGTTGCCATGATCGTATTCGCAGGCTCTCCGGGCCCTGGAAACTTCGCGGTTATTGCGCAGGCAATTTCAAAGGGATCAAAGTCTGCTTTTGCTCTTCTGACAGGTATCACCTTTGGTGATCTTACATACCTTCTCGGTGCATTTTACGGGCTAGGCTATATTGCCTCTGAACTTGAACTTGTTTTTATCGTCATCAAATACCTTGGTGCAGCTTACCTGCTTTGGATGGCCTATCAAGCTTTCACAAGTTCAACAGAAGCTGCTGATTTAGAACAAGTAAAAGCTAAAACTGGCCGTACACTGATAACAGGCTTTACGATAAGCATCAGCAACCCAAAGGTCATTGTTTTCTATCTGGCATTTTTGCCAACTTTCCTTGACCTCAAAGCCGCGACAGGCGCTGATATACTATTGGTTATGGTTCTCACTGTTCTGGTTATATATGGGGTTATAGGCTTTTACATTGTCAGCGCAGCGAGACTACGGACAAAGTTAAACCAGCCCCGTGCTAGGCGCTGGTTTAACAGAATTACTGGGGGCATGCTAACTGCCGCTAGTATTGCTGTGGCGACAAGAGGCTAA
- a CDS encoding VOC family protein — MGEIGKITGLGGIFVKCRDVDGLVKWYREVLEFPFDGYGSNFLADDNKGGYSVWGPFKQETDYFKPSEKEFMINLRVDDLDAFLSKLKTKGIELVGEPENHDYGKFAWIVDPEGTKIELWEQVGDAP; from the coding sequence ATGGGTGAAATAGGAAAAATTACTGGCCTTGGTGGCATATTCGTTAAATGCCGGGATGTGGATGGGCTTGTTAAATGGTACCGAGAAGTACTGGAATTTCCGTTTGATGGATATGGTTCTAATTTTCTGGCTGATGATAACAAGGGCGGTTATAGCGTTTGGGGGCCTTTTAAGCAGGAAACCGACTATTTTAAACCATCTGAAAAAGAATTCATGATTAACCTGCGTGTGGATGATCTGGATGCTTTCCTGTCGAAGTTGAAAACCAAAGGGATTGAACTGGTTGGGGAGCCTGAAAACCATGATTATGGTAAATTTGCATGGATTGTTGACCCAGAAGGCACGAAAATAGAACTTTGGGAACAGGTTGGTGACGCGCCTTAA